One Candidatus Symbiobacter mobilis CR genomic window, ATAGCAGTAAGTTCCCTGCTCACCAGTGCCCGCCCATTCTCCTGAAAAGAAGCTGGGAGAGTTATCAGGCAGAGGCGTCAACGCATCTGCGGTCACTAACCAAGCAAAAAACATGATGAATCCTATGAAATAGCGCATGTTCTGGCCTTGTCTCTGGATAAGTAAATTTTTATGCAACGTGAAATACCACCCTAACGTTTGAATTCACCCGCCTGCACGGCTTTTCGCGCAGGTCTGGTGGAATGATGAGTGTGCGCCCAGCATGGGCGCGGGCAACCCAAAAACAACCAAGGAATCGTTTTGGGGAGAGCTTGCAGTGGTCACGTTCCCGGAATCAGCGGTCACGTTCACCGGAATATGCACCAAGACAAAAACCGGGGCAACGCCGTGCAGTGGTGTGTGAAAACAGGTACAGCTTACATGGACTGAAAAATTGTCTTGACACTGGGGTCCACTTTAGGCTACCAGGCGTGGCTGTGCAGGGTGTAATGAGACCACATTGAACTGGGAAAATTCATACAATGAGGCCTCGATACTGGACAGGGGGTTCACCATGCACGTAGCCGTTCGCGAACTCAAATCAGGACTCTCACGGTTTTTGTCGCTTGCACAAAGCGGCGAACTGATTGAGGTGACCTCGCACAACAAACCCATAGCCCGCATTCTTGGGATACCACCGCAGGCCAATGAGGGCCTGCGCCGCTTGATGGCATCCGGCACGCTTTCCTGGCATGGCGACAAGCCCAAGTTGTCGCCGTCCGTTGAACTGGCTCGTGGTGGCAAACCAGTCAGCCAGATGCTGCTGGAGGATCGTGGGTGATTTTGTTTTGTGACACCTCGGCCCTGATCAAGCTGTACGTCCTGGAAGCTTTCAGCGCAGAGGTTCATGCGCGTGCCGCGATCGCCAAGGCGGTCGCGGTGTCGCGTATCGCGTGGGCCGAAGCCATGGCAGCACTGGCGCGGCGCGTTCGTGAAAATTCCGTCGATGCCGAGGCCGTTGAAGCGGTCCGGGCCAAGTTGCGTGATGACTGGCCCATGTTTGCCATTGTGGAAGTCACCCAAACCATCGTGGAACAGGCGGGCGAGTATGCAGACACGTTTGCCTTGCGCGGCTATGACAGCGTTCAACTGGCCGCTGCCCGCCAGCTACAGGAGGCGGCCAGTGAAGATTTGTGTTTTGCCTGCTTCGATGCACGCCTGAATAAAGCGGCAAAAGTGCTTGGTATGCAAACGCTGGGATAAGTAAAGTGGAACCCTGGAGCTGGAAAGGCGGGGACACCGCTTTGCACGCTACGCCGATGACTTGATCATTCTGGTCTACAGCGCCACGCGCTGCACAGCGGGTGATGCAATCCATCACGCGGTATCTGGAAACCACCTTTCTGGGCTTCCCGATCCAGGGCAAAAAGATACCTGATAAGGCCCTGGCGAACTTCAAGCACCGAATCAAAAAGCTAACCGGGCGAAGCTGGGGCGTTTTCATGGAATATTGGCTGAAGAAACTGGGGCAATAGTTGCGAGGGTGGACGGTGTACTTTGGCATCAGCCAGTATTAGCGTCCGGTACCCGAACTGGACGAGTGGATCAGGCGGGGTATGCGGATGTGCTACGGGAAGCAATGGCGATGGCCACGCACGAAGATCAAGAACCTGCTGGCTTTGGGCATAAGCCTGAAGTCGGCGATTCAGCACGGAGTCAGCAGCAAGAGCTATTGGCAGATGTTCAGAACCCCGGTTATTAATCAGGCCATATCCAACGTGTGGTTACAGGAGCAGGGTTTGCTGAGTGTGAAAGACCTGTGGTGCAAAGCACAGGGATACACGGGTAGGAAGCGAAAGACTTTATCGAGCGAGCCGACTTGTTGAATCGCCCACTGCGGACCCGCACGGTGGGTGGTGTGTGGGGCGACGGTTAGAA contains:
- a CDS encoding type II toxin-antitoxin system Phd/YefM family antitoxin — translated: MHVAVRELKSGLSRFLSLAQSGELIEVTSHNKPIARILGIPPQANEGLRRLMASGTLSWHGDKPKLSPSVELARGGKPVSQMLLEDRG
- a CDS encoding type II toxin-antitoxin system VapC family toxin, whose translation is MILFCDTSALIKLYVLEAFSAEVHARAAIAKAVAVSRIAWAEAMAALARRVRENSVDAEAVEAVRAKLRDDWPMFAIVEVTQTIVEQAGEYADTFALRGYDSVQLAAARQLQEAASEDLCFACFDARLNKAAKVLGMQTLG